In Helianthus annuus cultivar XRQ/B chromosome 9, HanXRQr2.0-SUNRISE, whole genome shotgun sequence, the following are encoded in one genomic region:
- the LOC110920009 gene encoding uncharacterized protein LOC110920009, whose protein sequence is MRLLRARLMEFVGPKGRYHSFTGKRLPTTCALISRNINVSSCLCPMCGELPESAEHLFVSCGLAQSVWQWVSLWCKIPPIFAFNLKDLLQLFKFVGGSEKYRKAFHAVCLTTIWYIWKVHNGTLFNDVQIHMQKLMSDIKSLSVLWVKSRSMQADLELEGFQVIPNWKKKVMGTLNYNHTTPKLLLFLPIKLAEVNNNSKCWD, encoded by the exons ATGCGTCTTCTTCGTGCTCGTTTGATGGAATTCGTGGGTCCCAAAGGTCGGTATCACAGCTTCACAGGCAAACGACTTCCAACTACGTGTGCTCTGATAAGTAGAAACATAAATGTGTCGTCGTGTTTATGCCCGATGTGTGGGGAGTTGCCAGAATCGGCTGAGCACCTTTTTGTTTCATGCGGGTTAGCTCAATCGGTTTGGCAATGGGTGTCCTTATGGTGCAAGATTCCACCGATTTTTGCTTTTAATTTGAAGGATTTGCTTCAGCTTTTCAAGTTTGTGGGCGGTTCAGAAAAATATAGGAAGGCTTTTCATGCAGTATGTCTTACAACTATATGGTATATATGGAAGGTTCATAATGGGACGCTTTTTAACGATGTTCAGATTCATATGCAAAAGTTGATGAGTGATATAAAGTCCTTAAGTGTCTTGTGGGTGAAGTCTAGATCAATGCAGGCGGATTTGGAATTGGAGGGGTTTCAAGTTATACCAAATTG GAAAAAAAAGGTTATGGGGACCCTAAACTATAACCATACTACTCCTAAACTACTGCTGTTCTTGCCTATCAAACTAGCGGAGGTCAACAACAATAGCAAATGTTGGGACTAA